A genomic stretch from Brucella sp. BE17 includes:
- a CDS encoding sugar ABC transporter substrate-binding protein, producing the protein MARSFSIAMTAALAATVMSSLSALAQDKAFDGATIRLLTTNQPWDVELQKRAKAFEDKTGAKVEFDMYSLTQTAQKVAVELASKSPAYDIVWVESSDVARFAPGKFLEPLTAQVKDDAQYNLADLIPSTVKGFSVKDDLYGLPHFAATQILYYRGDMFKEAGISGPPKTFDEFVEYCKKLPKPCTALRGKPSTSENVWYWTQIFLGNGAKWVKNYPDDMTPTINSPEAVKSVELYADLIKNYSIPGSISASYDEVVAAMQQGQIAMTIDGAPLAGRMLDPALSKVSGKLGFAVPPGGSAGTFAPFTAQGMSVNASSKNKEAAIAFLKWATSKETMLDIAANSSFVAVTRSSVWDDPAFKKKHGYDFGFGSFTEAYANTLRTADENYRLPIPEFRPMGDRVALALQEVATGKRSAKEALDGAQADIEKMFKRANYIK; encoded by the coding sequence ATGGCCAGGAGTTTTTCTATCGCAATGACCGCTGCGCTGGCAGCTACGGTGATGAGCAGTTTGTCAGCATTGGCTCAGGACAAAGCCTTCGATGGAGCGACGATCCGTCTGCTGACTACCAACCAGCCTTGGGATGTCGAGCTTCAAAAGCGCGCCAAGGCGTTCGAAGACAAGACGGGCGCGAAGGTCGAGTTCGATATGTACTCGCTGACACAGACCGCACAGAAGGTTGCCGTCGAGCTGGCGTCTAAGTCCCCCGCATACGACATCGTCTGGGTGGAATCGAGCGATGTGGCCCGTTTCGCACCGGGCAAGTTCCTCGAGCCGCTGACCGCACAGGTCAAGGACGATGCTCAGTACAATCTCGCCGACCTCATCCCCTCGACGGTGAAGGGCTTCAGCGTCAAGGACGACCTTTACGGCCTGCCGCATTTCGCAGCTACACAAATCCTCTACTATCGCGGCGACATGTTCAAGGAAGCCGGGATTTCCGGCCCGCCAAAGACTTTCGACGAGTTCGTCGAGTACTGTAAAAAGCTCCCCAAACCTTGCACGGCGCTGCGTGGCAAGCCGAGCACTAGCGAGAACGTTTGGTACTGGACGCAGATATTCCTCGGCAACGGCGCGAAGTGGGTCAAGAACTACCCAGACGATATGACGCCGACCATTAATTCGCCGGAGGCGGTCAAATCTGTCGAACTATATGCCGACCTGATCAAGAACTATTCGATCCCTGGCTCGATTTCCGCAAGCTATGACGAAGTTGTCGCCGCGATGCAGCAGGGCCAGATCGCTATGACGATCGATGGCGCACCGCTCGCAGGTCGTATGCTTGATCCGGCTCTGTCCAAAGTGTCCGGCAAGCTCGGCTTCGCCGTTCCTCCAGGCGGTTCCGCAGGAACCTTTGCACCCTTCACCGCGCAGGGGATGAGCGTCAATGCTTCGTCCAAGAACAAGGAAGCGGCTATCGCCTTCCTGAAATGGGCGACCAGCAAAGAGACCATGCTCGACATCGCGGCCAATAGCTCCTTCGTTGCGGTGACCCGCAGTTCGGTCTGGGATGATCCGGCATTCAAGAAGAAGCATGGCTACGATTTCGGCTTCGGCTCATTTACGGAAGCCTATGCCAATACGCTGCGTACCGCTGACGAAAACTACCGCCTGCCGATCCCGGAGTTTCGCCCAATGGGCGACCGCGTCGCGCTCGCCCTGCAGGAAGTCGCGACTGGCAAGCGCTCTGCAAAGGAAGCACTCGACGGCGCCCAGGCTGACATCGAGAAGATGTTCAAGCGCGCAAACTATATCAAGTAA
- a CDS encoding sulfatase-like hydrolase/transferase produces the protein MTRPNILWICTDQQRWDTISALGFKGLNTPNIDRLAQDGVAFKNAYTQSPVCTPSRATFLTGMYPSAHQVQMNGNEYFPKHLKLVPKIFAENGYKTGLIGKLHLAASQNRFEKRADDGYQEFYWSHYPYPDRTPADQLHHHDYHEWLKRKGVDPEAAFAYASEALSDGVPTEHHQTTWAGSRASDFIDRHKDKPWFLSINLFDPHPPFDPPSEYMARIDINQVPPPVFSPSDLEHQKRFKNVDQQTIHPADPRIKPGDAPNAGSVPEGHTSHDTPPAVYDAMKIKAAYFAMIELIDDMVGNLVETLRQSGQLDNTVIIFMSDHGEMLGDHGLLYKGCRFYEGLVHVPLVISCPSKILTGVVSDALVELVDLPGTLLDICDLPPLEQNQGKSLKPLLTGNTGQETHKGYVLCEFFDAISFPGHRGSRGSMYFDGRYKLNLYHDACEGELFDLETDPNEFSDLWADPASAFLRNELVIKHTAAMLKVSGKGPRRVADF, from the coding sequence ATGACCAGACCGAATATTTTATGGATTTGCACCGACCAGCAGCGTTGGGACACGATCTCCGCGCTGGGCTTCAAGGGTCTCAATACGCCTAACATCGATAGGCTAGCGCAAGACGGCGTAGCCTTCAAAAATGCCTATACGCAAAGTCCGGTCTGCACCCCAAGCCGCGCGACATTCCTGACGGGAATGTATCCCAGCGCCCACCAAGTTCAGATGAATGGTAATGAATATTTCCCCAAGCATCTAAAGCTTGTGCCGAAAATATTCGCCGAAAACGGCTATAAAACCGGATTGATCGGTAAGCTGCATCTTGCGGCCTCGCAGAACCGCTTCGAGAAGCGCGCCGACGACGGATATCAGGAATTCTACTGGAGCCACTACCCCTATCCAGACAGGACGCCGGCCGATCAGCTTCATCATCACGATTATCATGAATGGCTAAAGCGGAAGGGCGTCGATCCGGAGGCTGCGTTCGCCTATGCCAGCGAAGCGCTGTCCGATGGCGTGCCTACTGAACATCATCAGACAACTTGGGCGGGGTCGCGCGCCAGTGACTTCATCGACCGTCACAAGGATAAGCCCTGGTTTCTGTCGATCAATCTCTTCGATCCGCATCCGCCTTTCGATCCGCCAAGCGAATACATGGCTCGCATAGACATTAATCAGGTGCCGCCGCCGGTCTTCTCACCAAGCGACCTGGAACACCAAAAGCGCTTCAAGAACGTGGATCAGCAGACTATTCATCCCGCGGATCCACGTATCAAACCGGGCGACGCTCCGAATGCGGGCTCTGTGCCGGAAGGTCATACCTCCCATGACACACCGCCTGCAGTCTATGATGCTATGAAGATCAAAGCTGCTTATTTTGCGATGATTGAGCTGATCGATGATATGGTCGGCAATCTTGTCGAAACCCTCAGGCAGTCGGGACAGCTAGATAATACCGTGATCATATTCATGAGCGACCACGGCGAAATGCTGGGCGATCATGGCCTGCTCTATAAGGGTTGCCGTTTCTATGAAGGGCTTGTCCATGTGCCGCTCGTCATCTCCTGCCCGTCGAAAATCTTGACAGGAGTAGTGTCCGATGCCTTGGTGGAGCTAGTCGACCTGCCCGGCACTCTGCTCGATATCTGCGATCTGCCGCCGTTAGAGCAGAATCAAGGCAAATCTCTGAAACCTCTGCTGACCGGCAATACCGGACAGGAAACGCACAAAGGATATGTGCTATGCGAATTCTTCGATGCCATATCCTTCCCCGGCCACCGAGGGTCACGCGGCAGCATGTATTTCGACGGGCGTTATAAACTCAATCTTTACCACGATGCCTGTGAAGGTGAGCTTTTCGACCTCGAAACCGACCCTAATGAATTTAGTGATCTCTGGGCCGATCCCGCCTCTGCATTTCTGCGCAACGAGCTTGTGATCAAGCACACCGCCGCCATGCTGAAGGTTTCGGGCAAAGGCCCAAGACGGGTTGCGGACTTCTAA
- a CDS encoding transposase, producing the protein MDRTEFLSSDQSKRDSHRQWPVDLKARIVSESLRPGVSVQEVADRYGVRANYLSSWRTLARQGKLVLPSPEDNTEFAAIIVAEPAIEPVTPPSSRVEIFCGEVIIRLEEGASASRISAVASALAALK; encoded by the coding sequence ATGGACAGAACGGAGTTTCTCTCAAGCGATCAGAGTAAGCGTGACAGCCATCGTCAGTGGCCCGTTGATTTAAAAGCCCGGATTGTTTCGGAAAGCTTGCGTCCTGGCGTGAGCGTGCAGGAAGTTGCCGATCGCTATGGCGTGCGTGCAAACTATCTGTCTTCATGGCGCACGCTGGCACGTCAGGGCAAGCTTGTTTTGCCTTCGCCCGAAGATAATACGGAATTTGCGGCGATCATAGTAGCGGAGCCTGCAATTGAACCGGTGACGCCACCATCTTCACGCGTTGAGATATTCTGCGGGGAAGTCATCATTCGGCTGGAAGAAGGTGCATCTGCTTCTCGGATTTCAGCTGTTGCAAGCGCGCTTGCGGCTCTTAAATGA